The segment CTTGTGGAGGGACGAATTACGGGCTACCTGGTCGGATACGCCCTCGGCTACCGGCTGCCCGAGAATGCGACCTGGTGGAAAGGCCTCACCACGCCAGTGGATCCGTCTCTGATCGCCGAGGACGGGACGCGCACTTTCGCAGTCACCTACATGATGGTCCGACAGAAATATCGGCGGCGCGGTTACGCCAAGGTGCTGCACGACCAACTGCTGGAGGCACGCCCTGAGCGGCGTGCGGCGCTACTGGTCAATCCTTCGAATGTGGCGGCGCGAACGGCGTACGAGACATGGGGCTGGCGCAAGATCGGCGAGTTGCAGCCCTTCGCCGACGCTCCCGTCTATGACGCGATGCTCAAGGACCTCGCGCCGGCGCTGAAGCCGCGCTGATCCGGCTCGAGGTAGCCGGCGTCATGGGCCGCCGGCAGAGGTTCGTGGCCGCAGCAAGCCCCGACCCGCGTTCGCACCGGTACGCCCATATCGAACCGGCTTCCCGGGCGCCACGGCGCCCGCACGATAGCGGTCGGGACGGCGCGGCTTTCGCCAGCCCTGCGCAGGCGGACGAGCGACACAGTGGGCGAAACGCCCTTCACCTC is part of the Actinoplanes sp. NBC_00393 genome and harbors:
- a CDS encoding GNAT family N-acetyltransferase, with amino-acid sequence MTGLHPPLEIEVGGRSATARDKADLIDVYRDAYEDKLSDPFLSDQRHWERIEGYASAKGYALVEGRITGYLVGYALGYRLPENATWWKGLTTPVDPSLIAEDGTRTFAVTYMMVRQKYRRRGYAKVLHDQLLEARPERRAALLVNPSNVAARTAYETWGWRKIGELQPFADAPVYDAMLKDLAPALKPR